The proteins below are encoded in one region of Micromonospora yangpuensis:
- a CDS encoding ParA family protein: protein MAGNGDRAETWTTELREQQATLGADLGPADPAAYTMRKPIPEPMPTDRHGPARIIAMANQKGGVGKTTTTINLGAALAEYGRKVLLVDFDPQGALSVGLGVNPHNLDLSVYNLLMQDDVTAEDVLIKTDVAGLHLLPANIDLSAAEIQLVNEVAREMALARVLRSIRKEYDYVLIDCQPSLGLLAINALTVAHGVLIPLECEFFSLRGVALLLDTIDKVRERLNFDLELEGILATMYDSRTTHCRQVLQRVVEAFGDKVYQTVITKTVKFPESTVAGAPITTLDPASSGARNYRQLAREVIAAQAER from the coding sequence ATGGCTGGCAACGGTGATCGTGCCGAGACCTGGACGACGGAGCTCCGAGAGCAGCAGGCGACGCTCGGCGCGGACCTCGGTCCGGCCGACCCTGCGGCGTACACCATGCGTAAGCCCATTCCCGAACCGATGCCCACGGACCGGCACGGGCCGGCCCGGATCATCGCGATGGCCAACCAGAAGGGTGGCGTCGGCAAGACCACGACGACCATCAACCTCGGTGCGGCCCTGGCGGAGTACGGGCGCAAGGTACTGCTTGTCGACTTCGACCCGCAGGGTGCCCTCTCGGTAGGCCTGGGGGTCAACCCGCACAACCTGGACCTGTCGGTCTACAACCTGCTCATGCAGGACGACGTCACCGCCGAGGACGTCCTGATCAAGACCGACGTGGCCGGTCTGCACCTGTTGCCGGCCAACATCGACCTCTCGGCGGCCGAGATCCAGCTGGTCAACGAGGTCGCCCGGGAGATGGCCCTGGCCCGGGTGCTGCGCAGCATCCGCAAGGAGTACGACTACGTCCTGATCGACTGCCAGCCCTCGCTCGGCCTGCTGGCGATCAACGCGCTGACCGTCGCCCACGGCGTGCTGATCCCCCTGGAGTGCGAGTTCTTCAGCCTGCGGGGCGTGGCGCTGCTGCTGGACACCATCGACAAGGTGCGGGAGCGGCTCAACTTCGACCTGGAGTTGGAAGGCATCCTCGCCACCATGTACGACAGCCGGACCACGCACTGCCGGCAGGTGCTGCAGCGGGTGGTGGAGGCCTTCGGCGACAAGGTGTACCAGACGGTCATCACCAAGACGGTCAAGTTCCCCGAGTCGACCGTGGCCGGTGCCCCGATCACCACGCTCGATCCGGCCTCGTCCGGCGCGCGCAACTACCGGCAACTGGCCCGTGAGGTGATCGCCGCGCAGGCGGAGCGGTAG
- a CDS encoding segregation and condensation protein A: protein MTVPLRTPEPSPPDASAVAVDVVSGDDSASGGDTASGGGFTVRLVNFTGPFDLLLQLISKHKLDVTEVALHQVTDEFIAYIRAMDDQWDLDEASEFLLVAATLLDLKAARLLPSAQVEDEEDLALLEARDLLFARLLQYKAYKEAAAHIADLEAVGGRRYPRAVTLEPRYAEALPDLVLGIGVERLRALAVRAMTPKPVPEVSIDHVHLVRVSVREHAEVLTERLRRAGEATFSLLCADCTATLEVVARFLALLELYREGLVAFTQDQALEELTVRWTGPADGGPALAIDEYAGSDQPPPEADPSPGTGPSAGAGLAPGADPSVGAGPSPGAGPSTGGRDGAGGDVGAPEAGVAGRGEE from the coding sequence GTGACCGTCCCGCTCCGCACCCCGGAACCGTCCCCGCCCGACGCCTCGGCGGTCGCGGTCGACGTCGTCTCTGGCGACGACAGTGCTTCCGGCGGTGACACCGCTTCCGGTGGTGGCTTCACCGTCCGGCTGGTCAACTTCACCGGCCCGTTCGACCTGCTGCTGCAGCTGATCAGCAAGCACAAGCTCGACGTCACCGAGGTGGCGCTGCACCAGGTCACCGATGAGTTCATCGCCTACATCCGGGCGATGGACGACCAGTGGGACCTCGACGAGGCCAGCGAGTTCCTGCTCGTCGCCGCCACCCTGCTCGACCTGAAGGCCGCCCGGTTGTTGCCCTCGGCGCAGGTAGAGGACGAGGAGGACCTCGCCCTGCTGGAGGCGCGGGACCTGCTCTTCGCCCGGCTGCTGCAGTACAAGGCGTACAAGGAGGCCGCAGCGCACATCGCCGACCTGGAGGCGGTGGGCGGCCGGCGGTACCCGCGGGCGGTCACCCTGGAGCCCCGGTACGCCGAGGCACTGCCCGACCTGGTCCTGGGCATCGGCGTGGAGCGGCTGCGTGCCCTGGCGGTCCGGGCGATGACACCGAAGCCGGTGCCGGAGGTCTCCATCGACCACGTGCACCTGGTCCGGGTGAGCGTCCGGGAGCACGCCGAGGTGCTGACCGAGCGGCTGCGGCGGGCCGGGGAGGCGACCTTCAGCCTGCTCTGCGCCGACTGTACGGCCACCCTGGAGGTGGTGGCACGGTTCCTGGCCCTGCTGGAGCTGTACCGGGAGGGTCTGGTCGCGTTCACGCAGGACCAGGCACTGGAGGAGCTGACCGTACGGTGGACCGGCCCGGCCGACGGCGGTCCCGCGTTGGCCATCGACGAGTACGCCGGCAGCGACCAGCCGCCGCCCGAGGCGGATCCGTCGCCCGGGACTGGTCCGTCGGCCGGGGCTGGTCTGGCGCCCGGGGCGGATCCGTCCGTCGGGGCTGGTCCGTCGCCCGGGGCTGGTCCGTCGACCGGCGGCCGGGACGGGGCCGGCGGGGACGTGGGTGCGCCCGAAGCGGGTGTGGCCGGCAGAGGCGAGGAGTGA
- the scpB gene encoding SMC-Scp complex subunit ScpB encodes MGNEDRRDSLADQAAAWVPPWAPERRPAPADAPAPAPLSEPGTEEPAPDAEEPAPGTEEPAPGTEEPAPGTEEPAPGAVVPAPDLASDAGGPAPDAATGPATGPATATATQTGSGAGAGLGAGGRRGRGRRVAVPEPTVVELDDAELRGALEAILLVVDEPVSELLLAQVVEQAPERVGRMLDEIAAGYTAAGHGFELRRAAGGWRLYTRGEYASYVERFVLDGQSVRLTQAALETLAVVAYKQPVTRGRISAIRGVNCDGVIRTLVSRGLVEDCGTEPDSGAFLYRTTTMFLEKLGLNSVHELPPLAPFLPDDVEELADATR; translated from the coding sequence ATGGGTAACGAGGACCGCCGGGATTCACTGGCCGATCAGGCCGCCGCCTGGGTGCCGCCGTGGGCCCCCGAACGTCGTCCCGCCCCCGCAGACGCCCCCGCCCCGGCCCCGCTGTCAGAGCCGGGCACCGAAGAACCCGCGCCGGACGCCGAAGAACCCGCGCCGGGCACCGAAGAACCCGCGCCGGGCACCGAAGAACCCGCGCCGGGCACCGAAGAACCCGCGCCGGGTGCCGTGGTACCCGCGCCGGATCTCGCGTCGGACGCCGGGGGGCCTGCCCCGGACGCCGCGACCGGGCCCGCGACCGGGCCCGCGACCGCGACCGCGACTCAGACCGGGTCCGGGGCCGGAGCCGGGCTGGGTGCGGGCGGGCGTAGGGGGCGGGGCAGGCGGGTCGCCGTACCGGAGCCGACGGTCGTGGAGCTGGACGACGCCGAGTTGCGGGGGGCCCTGGAGGCGATCCTGCTGGTGGTCGACGAACCGGTAAGCGAACTGCTGCTGGCCCAGGTGGTGGAGCAGGCGCCGGAGCGGGTCGGCCGGATGCTGGACGAGATAGCCGCCGGGTACACCGCCGCCGGGCACGGCTTCGAGCTGCGCCGGGCGGCCGGCGGTTGGCGGCTCTACACCCGGGGCGAGTACGCCAGCTACGTGGAGCGGTTCGTGCTCGACGGGCAGTCGGTACGGTTGACCCAGGCCGCACTGGAGACCCTGGCCGTGGTCGCCTACAAGCAGCCGGTGACCCGGGGCCGCATTTCGGCCATCCGGGGTGTCAACTGTGACGGGGTGATCCGTACCCTGGTCTCGCGCGGTCTGGTCGAGGACTGCGGCACCGAGCCGGACAGCGGGGCGTTCCTGTACCGGACCACCACGATGTTCCTGGAGAAGCTCGGCTTGAACTCGGTCCACGAACTGCCGCCGCTCGCCCCGTTCCTCCCCGATGACGTAGAAGAGCTTGCCGATGCCACGCGATGA
- a CDS encoding pseudouridine synthase: MQKVLAAAGVGSRRACEDLIFRRRVTVDGRVAQLGDKVDPATAVIHVDGERLVVDTRLVYLAMNKPRGVVSTMADEKGRTALADFLDGRVEQRVYHVGRLDADSEGLLLLTNDGTLAHRLMHPSYGVAKTYLCEVAGPIPRNLGKRLAAGVELEDGPVQVDAFRVVDTLGRTAQVELTLHEGRKHIVRRLLDEVGHPVSRLVRTTIGPIRLGDLRAGRTRRLTNAEVAALFKAVGD; encoded by the coding sequence TTGCAGAAGGTGCTCGCCGCCGCCGGTGTCGGCTCCCGGCGGGCCTGCGAGGATCTGATCTTCCGGCGGCGGGTCACCGTCGACGGCCGCGTCGCGCAGCTCGGTGACAAGGTCGACCCGGCCACCGCGGTCATCCACGTCGACGGCGAACGGCTGGTCGTCGACACCCGCCTGGTGTACCTGGCGATGAACAAGCCCCGTGGGGTGGTCTCCACGATGGCCGACGAGAAGGGGCGTACCGCGCTCGCCGACTTCCTCGACGGTCGGGTCGAGCAGCGGGTCTACCACGTGGGGCGGCTCGACGCCGACAGCGAGGGGCTGCTGCTGCTCACCAACGACGGCACCCTGGCGCACCGGTTGATGCACCCCTCCTACGGGGTGGCCAAGACCTACCTGTGCGAGGTGGCCGGCCCGATCCCGCGTAACCTCGGCAAGCGGCTGGCCGCCGGGGTGGAGCTGGAGGACGGCCCGGTGCAGGTCGACGCGTTCCGGGTGGTGGACACCCTGGGGCGGACCGCCCAGGTGGAGCTGACCCTGCACGAGGGGCGCAAACACATCGTCCGGCGGTTGTTGGACGAGGTCGGGCACCCGGTGTCGCGTCTGGTGCGTACCACGATCGGTCCGATCCGGCTCGGTGACCTGCGTGCCGGGCGGACCCGCAGGCTTACCAACGCGGAGGTCGCCGCCCTGTTCAAGGCGGTGGGTGACTGA
- the cmk gene encoding (d)CMP kinase, whose product MEENVPTGRCVVAVDGPSGSGKSTVSRRLAAGLGARYLDTGAMYRAITWAVLRSGVDPADAESVAKVAGEVDLRIGTDPAGYGVTVDGHGVDADIRGPEVTGAVSAVAAVPAVRALLVGRQRDMITTAGRIVVEGRDIGSVVAPDADLKVYLTASEAARAARRSAEDAVDVAATAADLARRDRLDSTRKADPLQQSTDAVVLDTTALGIDEVVTRLRELLTERGVA is encoded by the coding sequence GTGGAGGAGAACGTACCGACCGGGCGCTGTGTGGTCGCTGTGGATGGGCCGTCCGGTTCGGGTAAGTCCACCGTCTCCCGGCGGCTGGCCGCCGGGCTCGGCGCCCGCTACCTGGACACCGGGGCGATGTACCGGGCGATCACCTGGGCGGTGCTGCGCTCCGGGGTCGACCCGGCCGACGCCGAGTCGGTGGCCAAGGTCGCCGGCGAGGTCGACCTGCGCATCGGCACCGACCCGGCGGGGTACGGCGTGACCGTCGACGGTCACGGTGTCGACGCCGACATCCGGGGGCCGGAGGTGACCGGTGCGGTCTCCGCCGTGGCCGCCGTGCCGGCGGTCCGGGCGCTGCTCGTGGGCCGGCAACGCGACATGATCACCACCGCCGGCCGGATCGTGGTCGAGGGCCGCGACATCGGCTCGGTGGTCGCCCCGGACGCCGACCTGAAGGTGTACCTGACCGCCTCGGAGGCGGCGCGGGCGGCCCGGCGTAGCGCCGAGGACGCCGTCGACGTGGCCGCCACCGCGGCCGACCTGGCCCGCCGGGACCGGCTGGACTCCACCCGCAAGGCCGACCCGTTGCAGCAGTCCACCGACGCGGTGGTGCTGGACACCACCGCGCTCGGCATCGACGAGGTCGTGACCCGGCTGCGCGAGCTGCTCACCGAGCGGGGCGTGGCATGA
- the der gene encoding ribosome biogenesis GTPase Der — protein MNDDGGWVELREPEVEQPAGPVPVVAVVGRPNVGKSTLVNRIIGRRQAVVEDVPGVTRDRVPYDAQWAGRAFTVVDTGGWEPDAKDRAAAIAAQAETAVVTADVVLFVVDAVVGSTDVDEAAVKMLRRSAKPVILVANKADNAAIEVEATTLWSLGLGEPYPVSALHGRGSGELLDAILQALPEAPPIDENRPRGPRRVALVGRPNVGKSSLLNRFSGEERAVVDAVAGTTVDPVDSLVTIGGETWQLVDTAGLRKRVGKASGTEYYASLRTASAIEAAEVAVVLLDASEVISEQDQRILSMVTESGRALVIAFNKWDLVDGDRRYYLDKEIERELRRIPWALRLNLSAMTGRAVDKLAPALRKALASWETRVPTAQLNSWLTALVQATPHPVRGGRAPKILFATQAGVAPPRFVLFTTGPLDAGYQRFVERKLREEFGFEGSPIEISVRPRKKLGPGGRGKAHG, from the coding sequence ATGAACGACGACGGTGGTTGGGTCGAGCTGCGCGAGCCCGAGGTCGAGCAGCCGGCCGGCCCGGTGCCCGTGGTGGCGGTCGTCGGCCGGCCCAACGTCGGCAAGTCGACGCTTGTCAACCGGATCATCGGCCGTCGTCAGGCGGTCGTCGAGGACGTGCCCGGGGTGACCCGCGACCGGGTCCCCTACGACGCCCAGTGGGCCGGGCGGGCGTTCACCGTGGTGGACACCGGCGGTTGGGAGCCCGACGCGAAGGACCGGGCCGCGGCGATCGCGGCGCAGGCCGAGACGGCGGTCGTCACCGCCGACGTGGTGCTCTTCGTGGTCGACGCGGTGGTCGGTTCGACCGATGTGGACGAGGCCGCGGTGAAGATGCTGCGGCGCAGCGCCAAGCCGGTGATCCTGGTGGCGAACAAGGCCGACAACGCCGCGATCGAGGTGGAGGCGACCACGTTGTGGTCGCTCGGGCTCGGCGAGCCGTACCCGGTCTCGGCGCTGCACGGCCGGGGCTCGGGCGAGTTGCTCGACGCGATCCTGCAGGCGTTGCCGGAGGCCCCGCCGATCGACGAGAACCGCCCCCGGGGCCCCCGCCGGGTGGCCCTGGTGGGCCGGCCCAACGTGGGCAAGTCCAGCCTGCTCAACCGCTTCTCCGGTGAGGAACGCGCGGTGGTCGACGCGGTCGCCGGCACCACCGTCGACCCGGTGGACAGCCTGGTCACCATCGGCGGGGAGACCTGGCAGCTGGTGGACACCGCCGGGCTGCGCAAGCGGGTCGGCAAGGCCAGCGGCACGGAGTACTACGCCAGCCTGCGTACCGCCTCGGCGATCGAGGCCGCCGAGGTGGCGGTGGTGCTGCTCGACGCCAGCGAGGTGATCAGCGAGCAGGACCAGCGGATCCTGTCCATGGTGACCGAGTCCGGCCGGGCTCTGGTGATCGCCTTCAACAAGTGGGACCTGGTCGACGGCGACCGTCGGTACTACCTGGACAAGGAGATCGAGCGGGAGCTGCGCCGGATCCCGTGGGCGCTGCGGCTGAACCTGTCGGCGATGACCGGCCGGGCGGTGGACAAGCTCGCCCCGGCGCTGCGCAAGGCCCTGGCCAGCTGGGAGACGCGGGTGCCGACCGCGCAGCTCAACTCGTGGCTGACCGCCCTGGTGCAGGCCACCCCGCACCCGGTACGCGGTGGCCGGGCGCCGAAGATCCTCTTCGCCACCCAGGCCGGGGTGGCCCCGCCCCGGTTCGTGCTCTTCACCACCGGCCCGCTGGACGCCGGCTACCAGCGTTTCGTCGAGCGCAAGCTGCGTGAGGAGTTCGGCTTCGAGGGCAGCCCCATCGAGATCTCGGTACGCCCGCGCAAGAAGCTCGGCCCCGGTGGGCGCGGCAAGGCCCACGGCTGA
- a CDS encoding GDSL-type esterase/lipase family protein — translation MHPIWITTPITADLVRGALDLRHTERGVVPHRLPAWARAQNTDGQLAMVEAQPAGVRLALRTRATTVELDTLPTRYVYPGLPARPVGVYDLLVDGQLTDQASVTGGDTVTVDLTTGSSAHQPGPPGTIRFSGLPDRMKDLQIWLPHQETTELVALRTDAPVAPVPGEGRRVWLHHGSSISQGSNATSPTATWPVLAASLGDVELVNLGYGGSALLDPFTARTMRDTPADLISVKIGINLVNTDVMRLRAFAPAVHGFLDTIRDGHPTTPILVVSPIHCPIHEDTPGPGAFDLAALGAGQVRFRATGDPAERASGKLTLGVIRDELARITAQRAADDPHLHHLDGLDLYGEADFAELPLPDELHPDTAAHRRIAERFAERAFAPDGPFARR, via the coding sequence ATGCACCCCATCTGGATCACCACGCCGATCACTGCGGACCTGGTACGCGGCGCGCTCGACCTGCGGCACACCGAACGTGGAGTGGTGCCGCACCGACTGCCCGCCTGGGCCCGTGCCCAGAACACCGACGGGCAACTCGCCATGGTGGAGGCCCAACCCGCCGGCGTACGGCTGGCCCTGCGCACCCGGGCCACCACGGTCGAGCTGGACACGCTGCCCACCAGGTACGTCTACCCCGGACTGCCGGCCCGTCCGGTCGGCGTCTACGACCTGCTCGTCGACGGTCAGTTGACCGACCAGGCCAGCGTGACCGGCGGCGACACGGTGACCGTCGACCTGACCACCGGCAGCAGCGCGCACCAGCCGGGGCCGCCCGGCACCATCCGGTTCAGCGGCCTGCCCGACCGGATGAAGGACCTCCAGATCTGGCTGCCGCACCAGGAGACCACCGAACTCGTGGCCCTGCGTACCGACGCCCCGGTCGCACCGGTGCCCGGCGAGGGGCGCCGGGTGTGGTTGCACCACGGCAGTTCCATCAGTCAGGGCTCCAACGCCACCAGCCCCACCGCCACCTGGCCGGTGCTCGCGGCGTCCCTCGGCGACGTCGAACTGGTCAACCTCGGGTACGGCGGCAGCGCGCTGCTCGACCCGTTCACCGCCCGCACCATGCGGGACACCCCGGCCGACCTGATCAGCGTGAAGATCGGCATCAACCTGGTGAACACCGACGTGATGCGGCTACGCGCCTTCGCCCCGGCCGTGCACGGCTTCCTCGACACCATCCGCGACGGTCATCCCACCACGCCGATACTGGTCGTCTCCCCGATCCATTGCCCCATCCACGAGGACACCCCCGGTCCCGGCGCGTTCGACCTCGCCGCGCTCGGTGCCGGCCAGGTGCGCTTCCGGGCCACCGGCGACCCGGCGGAACGGGCGAGTGGCAAACTGACCCTCGGTGTCATCCGCGACGAACTGGCGCGGATCACCGCCCAGCGTGCGGCCGACGACCCCCACCTGCACCACCTCGACGGCCTCGACCTCTACGGCGAGGCCGACTTCGCCGAGCTGCCGCTGCCCGACGAACTCCACCCGGACACCGCCGCCCACCGGCGCATCGCCGAACGCTTCGCCGAGCGGGCCTTCGCCCCGGACGGGCCGTTCGCCCGACGCTGA
- a CDS encoding MerR family transcriptional regulator, with amino-acid sequence MTATVRIGELAARTGVSVRSLRYYEEQGLLTSLRTPSGHRRYLETQVERIFFIQRLFSAGLSSRTIVDLLPCVESPNTDTSEAALERMHQERDRLDRHIEDLIRTRSVLDELIAANRAHRTELVSA; translated from the coding sequence ATGACGGCAACCGTCCGGATAGGTGAACTGGCCGCGCGTACCGGGGTCAGCGTGCGTTCCCTGCGCTACTACGAGGAGCAGGGGCTGCTGACCAGTCTGCGCACCCCGAGCGGCCACCGCCGCTACCTCGAGACTCAGGTCGAGCGGATCTTCTTCATCCAACGGTTGTTCTCCGCCGGTCTGAGCAGTCGGACGATCGTCGACCTGCTGCCCTGCGTCGAGTCGCCGAACACGGACACCTCCGAGGCGGCCCTGGAGCGGATGCACCAGGAACGGGACCGGCTCGACCGGCACATCGAGGACCTGATCCGGACCCGGTCGGTGCTCGACGAGCTGATCGCCGCCAACCGCGCGCACCGCACGGAACTCGTCAGCGCGTGA